The genomic region TTTTTTTAAAGCCTTAACTTCCTTTAGTGTCATAACTTCATTATCATCTACGTGTATTTCTTGGCTCTTTGATCCAGCCGTTAATTGTTGATTTTGCAATGCCATATTCGCTGCTAAGCTCTGCCAAACTCTTACCAGAGTTATAGAGCTCTACAATTGTCTTTCTAAATTCTTCTGTATAATACTTTTGCCCTTTTGCCATTGTAGACACTTCCTTCCCTTTTTATATTTTAAGGTGTTCGGCTTTTTGTGTCTACACTAATATACTAACACCAAATTTTATTTTAATATGTTCGAGTTATTGTGTCTATAAAACTATACTAACACCAACATAAAACATAAAATCACCAGCTTTTAAAATATTAACAGATAAAGTCTAGAACCTCTTTACTTTACACAATACAACCTCGTTAGATATTCAGTAACTAGGTACTATCCAGCTCATTCGCATATGGATGTAAAGAAGAGGCGTAACCCTTCATTAGGAAGACTAGGCTTCAAGGAGGTGAACTACGACCTCTATCTGTACAAATATTATCTCATAAGACTTATGAGATAGAAAAGAAAATATAGTTTTTAAACTATGACTTTATTATACGAGGAGGTATATCCATAATGGATAATAGTAGTTTAGAGCATAGTAAATGGAATTGTAAATATTATATAGTGTTTGCACCTAAATATAGAAAACAGATAATTTATGGAAAGATAAAAGCTGATATAGGAGTAATACTTAGAAAATTATGTGAACATTAGGGAGTGGAAATAATAGAAGCTAACGTTTGTAAAGATCATATACATATGCTTGTGAGTATTCCACCGAAATTAAGCGTAGCTCAATTTATGGGATACTTAAAAGGAAAAAGCTCATTAATGATTTTTGATAGACATGCAAATTTAAAATATAGATATGGAAATAGGCAGTTTTGGTGTAAGGGATATTATGTTGATACTGTTGGGTGTAATAAAAAAGTAATAGAAGAATATATAAGAAATCAGATTCAAGAAGATTATGCTGCAATTCAAAATAAAACAGAAATTAAAAAATAAAGAAGAAGTTATTAATTTTATGACATTAAAGTTGTTAGAAAGGGGATATATTAATGCTTCTTATTGTAAAACAGTTTTAGAACATGAGTTAGTTTCAACTACCAGTATAGGTAGTGGTGTTGCCCTTCCCCATGGGGATCCAAATAATATATTAATGTCTTCTATAAGTTTTTTAACGTTGGAAAATCCTATAATATGAGGCGAAGAAGAAGTAGAGTTAATCATATTAATTTCTATGAAAAAGGAAGATGTCTCAAAATATAATTTAAGAGATTTTTTTGAAATATTAAAAATTACTCATGAAAAGGACTGTTTGAGATTTCTTTCTTATTTTAGTGATGCTGATAAGATTTAATTATATATTAAAGTAAAAAAGAATTCGTAATAACCATTACGAATTCTTTTTACATATTGAATTAAAGTTCTTCAATAACTTTATTTATAAGCTTAGTGAAGGTTTCTTTAACTCTTGCTGAAGTTTCAACAACTTCTTCATGATTTAAAGGTTGGTCTAGGATTCCTGCAGCCATATTAGTTAAACATGAAATTCCTAAAACTTTCATTCCAGAATGAGCAGCCACTATTACTTCTGGAACCGTTGACATACCAACGGCATCAGCACCGAGAATTCTAGCCATTCTTACTTCAGCAGGTGTTTCATATGTTGGACCACTAAACATCATATAAACTCCAGTTTTAATATTAATTTTTAAATTGTTAGCGATTTCTTTTGTTTTTTCAATTAATTCTTTTGTATAAGCATTAGATAAATCAGGGAATCTAGGTCCGAATTCATTTAAATTTCTTCCTATTAAAGGATTGTCTCCCGAGAAGTTAATTTGATCAGTTATTATCATTAAATCTCCAGGTTTAAAGCTTTCATTAACAGCGCCACAAGCATTAGTTACAATAAGGGTTTCTACTCCAATTAATTTCATAACTCTAACAGGGAAAGTAACTTCGTTAAAATGGTAACCTTCGTAGTAATGGAATCTTCCTTGCATTGCTACAACACATTTACCATTTAACATACCAATAACAAGTCTTCCAGCATGACCTTCAACTGTAGAAACAGGAAAGTGAGGTAAGTCTTTATAATCGTAGAATTCAGGGTTTTCAATTGAATCTGCAAGTGAACCTAATCCAGAGCCTAATATTAGCCCAATTTCAGGTTTATATTTAGATTTCTCTAATATAAAATCTGCAGCGGTTTTAATCTTACTTGTTAAGTCCATATAATCACCTCTCTAGATATTTAATGTACAATATAGAATTTATATTTTTCCTCATTCTATATTGTACATTATTTTTCAATAATTTCATTCATATAAATTATATCTTAAAGTTTAGTAAAAATAAACATTTGTGATCTCTATTATTTATTCAATATTATATCAGCAACTTTTACTACATCTCCTGCACCAATTGTTAATATTAAATCATTCTTAGATGCTTTATTCTTAAGATAATTCGCTGCTTCTTCATGACTGTGAACATTTATGCAGTTCACTCCTGTTTTTCTTATTGCTTCTCCAAGCTCTTCAGAACTTACAAGGCCTGTATTTTTTTCTCTAGCAGCATATATATCCATAAGAATTAATTCATCTACATTATCAAAACATCTTGTAAATTCTTCAAATAAGGTTTTTGTTCTTGTATAAGTATGAGGTTGGAAAACGGCATAAATTTTATTAGTTGGAAGTAATTTAGCTGTTTCTAATGTGGCTTTAATTTCAACTGGATGGTGGGCATAATCGTCGATTATAGTTGCTCCGTTAAATTCACCCTTATATTCAAATCTCTTATGAGCTCCCTTACATTCAGCTAAGCCATTTACAATAGCTTCTGCAGGAATTCCAAATATTAAAGATACACATACAGTTGCTAGGGCATTTAAAATGTTATGCTTTCCTGTCGTTTGTAATGTTACTTCGAATAGGTCTTTATTATCTTTAGAAACAGTAAAGGTTGCTTGCCCCTTATTGTTGAAGGATATATTCTTAGCTATTACATCGCCTTCATTTATTCCGTAAGTTATAACATTACAATTAGCTTTTTCTATTACATCTTTTATATTTTTATCTTCAGAATAGGCAACTAAATAGCCATCCTTTGGGATAAGGTTAACAAATTTAGTAAAGGCTTCTTTTATATGATTTAAATCTCTATAGTAATCTAAATGATCAGCATCTATATTTAAAATTATTCCAACATAAGGGAAAAATTTTAAAAAGGATTCTTTATACTCGCAGGCTTCAGTTATGAAGTATTCACTATCTCCTATTCTAAAGTTACCACCAATAATATCAAGTTCTCCACCAACTAATATAGTTGGATCTAAATTATTTTTTAGTGTTACATGAGATAACATGGAAGTACATGTAGTTTT from Clostridium isatidis harbors:
- a CDS encoding purine-nucleoside phosphorylase, producing MDLTSKIKTAADFILEKSKYKPEIGLILGSGLGSLADSIENPEFYDYKDLPHFPVSTVEGHAGRLVIGMLNGKCVVAMQGRFHYYEGYHFNEVTFPVRVMKLIGVETLIVTNACGAVNESFKPGDLMIITDQINFSGDNPLIGRNLNEFGPRFPDLSNAYTKELIEKTKEIANNLKINIKTGVYMMFSGPTYETPAEVRMARILGADAVGMSTVPEVIVAAHSGMKVLGISCLTNMAAGILDQPLNHEEVVETSARVKETFTKLINKVIEEL
- the murC gene encoding UDP-N-acetylmuramate--L-alanine ligase; translated protein: MSFNLNIDRNKKVHFIGIGGISMSGLAAILLRKGFKVSGSDAKESKITDKLKANGAEIYIGHKRENLKNVDLVVYTAAIPSDNPEIIEAKEKNIELMNRAEFLGYIMKGHKFNVAVSGTHGKTTCTSMLSHVTLKNNLDPTILVGGELDIIGGNFRIGDSEYFITEACEYKESFLKFFPYVGIILNIDADHLDYYRDLNHIKEAFTKFVNLIPKDGYLVAYSEDKNIKDVIEKANCNVITYGINEGDVIAKNISFNNKGQATFTVSKDNKDLFEVTLQTTGKHNILNALATVCVSLIFGIPAEAIVNGLAECKGAHKRFEYKGEFNGATIIDDYAHHPVEIKATLETAKLLPTNKIYAVFQPHTYTRTKTLFEEFTRCFDNVDELILMDIYAAREKNTGLVSSEELGEAIRKTGVNCINVHSHEEAANYLKNKASKNDLILTIGAGDVVKVADIILNK
- a CDS encoding PTS sugar transporter subunit IIA, which translates into the protein MTLKLLERGYINASYCKTVLEHELVSTTSIGSGVALPHGDPNNILMSSISFLTLENPII